From Acidimicrobiales bacterium, one genomic window encodes:
- a CDS encoding ferredoxin, producing the protein MKVWIDQDLCTGDGLCEEIAPEVFFGLDDGLFYVKESASNFGSEKLFDGTANPAGAEGMARIPDKAVESVIEAAEECPGECIFIEVDG; encoded by the coding sequence ATGAAGGTCTGGATCGACCAGGATCTCTGCACCGGCGACGGTCTGTGCGAGGAAATCGCCCCCGAGGTCTTCTTCGGACTCGACGACGGGCTCTTCTACGTGAAGGAGTCCGCGAGCAACTTCGGCAGTGAGAAGCTCTTCGACGGCACCGCCAACCCGGCCGGGGCCGAAGGCATGGCGAGAATCCCCGACAAGGCGGTCGAGAGCGTGATCGAAGCGGCCGAGGAATGTCCCGGCGAGTGCATCTTCATCGAGGTCGACGGCTAG
- a CDS encoding ArsR family transcriptional regulator has product MDSANRALSATQRRVLVAVKRQGESTVDELGELLEISPSAVRQHLGALESAGMVSSRRQYGLPGRPANRYRATARAESLFEADDGRFSLELLGHLEAEAPELVARVFDRRRVKMVDDARSRVEGMTTDERVGIVAELLDDQGCLADSEVVDDGHHRINLHTCPVWAVASRHREACTSELDFICDLIPGATVERVTHKTSGDHTCVYEIRATS; this is encoded by the coding sequence ATGGATTCCGCCAACCGCGCCCTCTCGGCGACGCAGCGCCGGGTGCTCGTCGCCGTGAAGCGGCAGGGCGAGTCGACGGTCGACGAGCTCGGCGAACTGCTCGAGATCTCCCCCAGCGCGGTCCGCCAGCACCTCGGCGCGCTGGAGTCCGCAGGAATGGTGTCGTCTCGTCGCCAGTACGGGCTCCCTGGTCGGCCGGCGAACCGCTATCGGGCAACGGCGCGGGCCGAGTCGCTCTTCGAGGCCGACGACGGCCGCTTCTCGCTCGAGCTGCTCGGGCATCTCGAAGCCGAAGCCCCTGAGCTCGTCGCCCGGGTGTTCGATCGACGCCGTGTGAAGATGGTCGACGATGCCCGCTCGCGGGTGGAGGGGATGACCACCGACGAGCGGGTCGGCATCGTCGCCGAGCTCCTCGACGACCAGGGTTGTCTCGCCGATTCCGAGGTGGTCGACGACGGGCACCACCGCATCAACCTCCACACCTGCCCGGTCTGGGCAGTCGCCAGTCGCCACCGCGAGGCGTGCACCAGCGAACTCGACTTCATCTGCGACCTGATTCCGGGCGCGACGGTGGAGCGGGTCACCCACAAGACGTCCGGCGACCACACCTGCGTCTACGAGATCCGCGCTACGAGCTGA
- a CDS encoding cation:proton antiporter — MMLAAGSTETAVAFLEVGAVVFGLGILSRLAGRLGVTAVPLYLIAGLAFGNGGVAELDVTEDFVSLAAEIGVLLLLFTLGLEYSDDELRTGLKTGVPPGLVDMVLNAGSGFAVGMILGWTPLAALLLGGVCWVSSSGVISKVLDDLGRIGNRETPSVLDLLVIEDLAMAIYLPVVAALIVGGTLGETLISVAIALAVVAVILLIALRYGLHLSRGLGSGSNESVLLGVFGLVLLVAGVAQLFEVSGAIGAFLVGLALSGKAEERALELLSPLRDLFAATFFVFFSFQIDPADLVDVAGWAVLLAVITALTKVATGWYAARRRGVGTRGRLRAGTVLIARGEFSIVIAALGAGLADGPELGALAAGYVLVTAIVGPLTTRFSDQIAAFATRERSSGPFRWRNRDVVSS, encoded by the coding sequence ATGATGCTCGCCGCCGGCTCCACGGAGACGGCTGTCGCCTTTCTGGAGGTCGGCGCAGTCGTCTTCGGCCTCGGCATCCTGTCGCGCCTGGCCGGCCGTCTGGGCGTGACTGCGGTCCCGCTCTATCTGATCGCCGGGCTGGCGTTCGGCAACGGCGGCGTCGCCGAGCTCGACGTGACCGAGGACTTCGTCTCGCTGGCCGCCGAGATCGGCGTGTTGCTGCTGCTCTTCACGCTCGGCCTCGAGTACAGCGACGACGAGTTGCGCACCGGGCTGAAGACCGGCGTACCGCCGGGACTGGTCGACATGGTGCTCAACGCCGGGTCCGGCTTCGCGGTCGGGATGATCCTCGGCTGGACGCCGCTGGCCGCGCTGCTGCTCGGTGGTGTCTGCTGGGTCTCCTCGTCGGGTGTGATCTCGAAGGTCCTCGACGATCTCGGCCGCATCGGCAACCGTGAGACACCGTCGGTGCTCGACCTCCTCGTGATCGAGGATCTCGCGATGGCGATCTACCTCCCCGTGGTGGCCGCGCTGATCGTCGGGGGCACGCTCGGAGAAACGCTGATCAGCGTGGCGATCGCACTCGCCGTCGTTGCCGTGATTCTCCTGATCGCCCTCCGCTACGGGCTTCACCTCAGCCGCGGGCTCGGCAGCGGATCGAACGAGTCCGTGCTCCTGGGCGTGTTCGGTCTCGTCCTCCTCGTCGCCGGCGTCGCCCAGCTCTTCGAGGTGTCCGGAGCCATCGGCGCCTTCCTGGTCGGCCTGGCCCTCTCCGGAAAGGCGGAGGAACGAGCGCTCGAACTCCTCTCGCCGCTGCGCGATCTCTTCGCGGCGACCTTCTTCGTGTTCTTCTCGTTCCAGATCGATCCCGCCGATCTCGTGGATGTGGCCGGCTGGGCGGTGCTCCTCGCCGTGATCACGGCGCTCACCAAGGTCGCCACCGGGTGGTACGCGGCGCGGCGTCGCGGCGTGGGCACGCGCGGCCGCCTACGGGCCGGCACCGTGCTGATCGCCCGTGGCGAGTTCTCGATCGTCATCGCCGCGCTCGGAGCCGGGCTCGCCGACGGCCCCGAGTTGGGCGCGCTCGCGGCGGGCTATGTGTTGGTGACCGCGATCGTCGGTCCGCTCACCACGCGGTTCTCCGATCAGATCGCGGCGTTCGCGACCCGGGAGCGATCATCGGGACCGTTCCGGTGGCGCAACCGCGACGTGGTCAGCTCGTAG
- a CDS encoding cation:proton antiporter regulatory subunit, whose amino-acid sequence MTEVRETKLPGVGVRHEFTSEEGHDMAVIVHHDGRREILAYGADDPDACRSLVSLSETDTQVLAQILGVSRVTETVSQIRQVIGGLALDWTQIPTNSEAAGHPIGDGRFRTTTGASIVAVIRDDVPVPAPDADFVLTAGDVVVAVGPLDGLRTLRSMLGG is encoded by the coding sequence ATGACAGAGGTGCGCGAGACGAAGCTGCCCGGCGTCGGAGTGCGTCACGAGTTCACCAGCGAGGAAGGCCACGACATGGCCGTGATCGTGCATCACGACGGTCGCCGCGAGATCCTCGCCTACGGTGCCGACGATCCCGATGCGTGCCGGTCGCTCGTCAGCCTGTCGGAAACCGACACGCAGGTCCTGGCGCAGATCCTCGGCGTGAGCCGGGTGACCGAGACCGTTTCACAGATCCGTCAGGTGATCGGCGGGCTGGCCCTCGACTGGACCCAGATCCCCACGAACTCCGAAGCCGCAGGACACCCGATCGGCGACGGTCGGTTCCGCACCACGACCGGCGCCTCGATCGTGGCGGTCATCCGTGACGACGTGCCCGTTCCGGCCCCCGACGCCGACTTCGTGCTGACCGCCGGCGACGTCGTCGTCGCGGTCGGTCCGCTCGACGGGCTGCGGACACTCCGCTCGATGCTGGGGGGCTGA
- a CDS encoding SDR family oxidoreductase encodes MTIDPNDMPAIDDWNRLLEGKVAVVTGGGAGIGGAVTELFAAHGAIVEVAEIDPARAETVVETVTAAGGSVHAHIVDVRTEDGVATLAADVLERHGGIDVLVNNVGDYRPSVRFTESNPASWEEMYRINLWHMFAVTQAFLTPMIERGGGSIVNFHSVEGMRGYPGEPVYAAMKAAAAHFTTSLAVGYGREGIRANGIGVDLTQTPQVDYIARSAGHEDLWATWAPVGRLGWPTDQARVALFLASDMSSFVTGHNIAVDGGTKAGGGWFFSPTENRFTNRPTGI; translated from the coding sequence GTGACCATCGATCCGAACGACATGCCGGCCATCGACGACTGGAACCGCCTCCTCGAGGGCAAGGTCGCCGTGGTGACCGGCGGCGGGGCGGGTATCGGCGGCGCCGTCACCGAACTCTTCGCGGCCCACGGTGCGATCGTCGAGGTCGCCGAGATCGATCCGGCGCGAGCCGAAACCGTCGTCGAGACGGTGACCGCGGCCGGGGGCTCGGTCCACGCCCACATCGTCGACGTACGCACCGAGGACGGCGTGGCGACCCTGGCCGCCGACGTGCTCGAACGACACGGCGGGATCGACGTCCTCGTCAACAATGTCGGCGACTATCGGCCGTCGGTGCGCTTCACCGAGTCGAACCCGGCGTCGTGGGAGGAGATGTACCGCATCAACCTGTGGCACATGTTCGCGGTGACGCAGGCGTTCCTCACTCCGATGATCGAGCGGGGCGGCGGGTCCATCGTCAACTTCCACTCCGTCGAGGGGATGCGGGGCTACCCCGGCGAGCCCGTCTACGCAGCCATGAAGGCAGCGGCCGCCCACTTCACGACATCACTGGCCGTCGGCTACGGCCGCGAGGGAATCCGGGCCAATGGGATCGGTGTCGATCTCACCCAGACGCCCCAGGTCGACTACATCGCCCGCTCCGCCGGCCACGAGGATCTGTGGGCGACCTGGGCGCCCGTCGGGCGGCTCGGGTGGCCCACCGACCAGGCCCGGGTGGCGCTGTTCCTCGCGTCGGACATGTCCTCGTTCGTCACCGGCCACAACATCGCGGTCGACGGTGGGACCAAGGCCGGCGGCGGCTGGTTCTTCAGCCCGACCGAGAACCGGTTCACCAACCGACCGACGGGGATCTGA
- a CDS encoding lysophospholipid acyltransferase family protein: MRDGWRHPGRIGGLVYAVAALLLGGVVAVFSRLRLAEERGRRRAARALPEGAIIIVSNHASYADGVLLALICRRMGRSVRLLATSGVFRIPVLGSLARSVGFIPVARGSASAADALEPAAAALAVGEAVGIFPEGRTTRDPDHWPERAKTGAVRLALRTGAPIVPVAMVGTHRVLSRRSPLRSILVNVVLRPEVLTEVGEPIDVAELARATGHRPDDVRGITDEVWTRVVALVAGLRADAAPDPRGTAPATD; encoded by the coding sequence GTGCGCGATGGCTGGCGACATCCGGGTCGGATCGGCGGACTCGTCTACGCGGTGGCCGCCCTCTTGTTGGGCGGTGTGGTCGCCGTCTTCAGTCGGCTCCGCCTCGCCGAGGAACGTGGTCGGCGCAGGGCGGCGCGTGCGTTGCCCGAAGGGGCGATCATCATCGTCTCGAACCATGCCAGCTACGCCGACGGTGTGTTGCTGGCCCTCATCTGCCGCCGGATGGGTCGTTCGGTTCGCCTGCTCGCGACTTCCGGGGTGTTCCGGATCCCCGTGCTCGGGTCACTGGCCCGCAGTGTCGGCTTCATCCCGGTCGCGCGGGGGTCGGCTTCGGCCGCCGACGCGCTGGAGCCTGCCGCAGCGGCGCTCGCGGTCGGGGAGGCGGTCGGCATCTTCCCGGAGGGCCGGACCACGCGGGATCCCGACCACTGGCCGGAGCGGGCCAAGACGGGAGCGGTGCGCCTCGCGTTGCGGACCGGTGCACCGATCGTGCCCGTTGCCATGGTGGGAACCCACCGCGTGCTCAGCCGGCGCTCGCCACTGCGTTCCATCCTGGTCAATGTGGTGCTGCGACCGGAGGTGCTGACCGAGGTGGGCGAGCCCATCGATGTCGCCGAACTCGCCCGGGCGACGGGGCATCGCCCCGACGACGTCCGGGGCATCACCGACGAGGTCTGGACGCGCGTCGTCGCGCTGGTTGCCGGACTCCGCGCCGATGCCGCTCCCGACCCGCGAGGTACCGCACCCGCGACCGACTGA
- a CDS encoding glycosyltransferase, which produces MQGTSSWIVLTMGDRPLEVAAAVESIRTQSVPPDEILLVGNGAAPGTYPGVRSITLPENLGVTGGRNAGAAAATGDVLFFLDDDARCADDQVARAVVDLFEQRHDVAAVSMRITDETTGVTQRRHVPRLRAGNPLRSSDVTTFLGGACAIRRLDYEKAGGYPDAFFYSMEETDLAWRLLDAGRSIHYLATATVHHPATQPARHGQAFVSTARNRVWTAHRRLPRVVAAVYLLVWTTLMLLRAPGTQARRDVVRGLADGVRQTTPRPIDRMRWRTVARMTRLGRPPVI; this is translated from the coding sequence GTGCAGGGGACCAGCAGTTGGATCGTGCTCACCATGGGCGACCGACCCCTCGAGGTCGCCGCCGCCGTGGAGTCGATCCGGACCCAGTCGGTGCCGCCCGACGAGATCCTGCTCGTCGGCAACGGCGCCGCTCCGGGCACGTATCCAGGGGTCCGTAGCATCACGCTCCCGGAGAACCTGGGGGTCACCGGAGGGCGCAACGCCGGGGCCGCCGCGGCGACGGGCGACGTCCTCTTCTTTCTCGACGACGATGCCCGCTGCGCCGACGATCAGGTCGCCCGGGCGGTCGTGGACCTCTTCGAGCAGCGCCACGACGTCGCGGCCGTGTCGATGCGGATCACCGACGAGACGACCGGGGTCACGCAGCGCCGCCATGTGCCCCGCCTGCGCGCCGGCAACCCGCTGCGCAGCAGCGACGTCACGACGTTTCTCGGCGGGGCCTGCGCGATCCGCCGACTCGACTACGAGAAGGCCGGCGGCTATCCCGACGCGTTCTTCTACTCCATGGAGGAAACGGACCTCGCGTGGCGCCTCCTCGATGCCGGTCGGTCGATCCACTATCTCGCCACGGCGACCGTGCATCATCCGGCGACCCAGCCCGCCCGTCACGGCCAGGCCTTCGTGTCGACCGCCCGCAACCGGGTCTGGACCGCACATCGCCGTCTCCCCCGAGTCGTCGCTGCCGTCTATCTCCTCGTCTGGACGACACTCATGCTGCTCAGGGCACCGGGCACACAGGCCCGTCGCGACGTGGTCCGGGGCCTCGCCGACGGGGTTCGGCAGACGACGCCGCGCCCGATCGACCGCATGCGCTGGCGAACCGTCGCTCGAATGACGCGACTCGGGCGCCCTCCCGTCATCTGA
- a CDS encoding ABC transporter permease, whose product MSSNTSGGSMPELHDAHAAMRLGPYLSDLWDRRSYVWYESVSELRSRQVTNVLGNLWHLLNPALNIFVYYLVFGLLLKVDRGVDNFILFLSTGLFVFQLTQKSTIDGARSIISNKGLLKAIKFPRALLPITGAVTEFMSALSSFLVLFGIALLTGESPSWRWFALIPLLVVQFVFNLGASMVAARLTTHFVDFIQILPFFFRLVLYGSGVIFDVTKYVHEGSRVRLLFELNPMYCFITVARWAMFGGELDPTVVVSGIVWSIALCIVGFFFFRAAEERYARV is encoded by the coding sequence ATGTCTTCGAACACGTCCGGTGGATCCATGCCGGAGCTCCACGACGCTCACGCGGCGATGCGGCTCGGGCCCTACCTCTCGGATCTGTGGGACCGGCGAAGCTACGTCTGGTACGAGTCCGTCAGCGAGCTGCGCAGTCGCCAGGTCACCAACGTGTTGGGCAATCTGTGGCACCTGCTCAACCCGGCGCTCAACATCTTCGTCTACTACCTGGTCTTCGGCCTGTTGTTGAAGGTGGACCGCGGCGTCGACAACTTCATCCTCTTCTTGTCGACCGGTCTCTTCGTCTTCCAGCTCACCCAGAAGTCGACGATCGACGGCGCGAGATCGATCATCAGCAACAAGGGCCTCCTCAAGGCGATCAAGTTCCCTCGTGCGCTCCTGCCGATCACCGGTGCGGTCACCGAGTTCATGTCGGCGTTGTCGTCGTTCCTCGTGCTGTTCGGGATCGCGCTGCTCACCGGCGAGTCGCCGTCGTGGCGATGGTTCGCGCTGATCCCGTTGCTCGTCGTGCAGTTCGTGTTCAACCTCGGCGCGTCGATGGTCGCCGCCCGGCTGACCACCCACTTCGTCGACTTCATCCAGATCCTTCCGTTCTTCTTCCGGCTGGTGCTCTACGGGTCCGGCGTGATCTTCGACGTCACGAAATACGTCCACGAGGGGTCGCGTGTCCGTCTGCTCTTCGAGCTCAACCCGATGTACTGCTTCATCACCGTGGCACGGTGGGCGATGTTCGGCGGCGAGCTCGATCCCACGGTCGTCGTGTCGGGCATCGTCTGGTCGATCGCACTCTGCATCGTCGGCTTCTTCTTCTTCCGCGCGGCCGAGGAGCGCTACGCCCGTGTCTGA